The DNA region CTTTTGTAAGAGTTACAAGTCGGACGTGGCCACCTACACTTAGAATTTAGAACCCAAAACTTGAAACCTTTGCATGGCTAATTCTGATAGTTCAGCCTCTCATACGGATCTGCTCCACGCCGTTCAACATCTAGTAGACGTGGTGGCACGATTGCGATCGCCAGAAGGGGGATGTCCTTGGGATCTGGCTCAAACCCCTGAAAGTTTGATCCCCTACGTGATTGAAGAAGCGTATGAAACCGTAGACGCAATTCGCAGTGGTGCTCCTCAAGCGATCTGTGAGGAACTGGGGGATTTGTTACTGCAGGTGGTGTTGCAGGCGCAAATTGCCAGTGAGTCGGATCAGTTTACGTTGCGAGAAGTGGCCCAGGGCATCAGCGATAAACTGATTCGTCGCCATCCTCACGTCTTTGCGGATGTAGAGGTTGAAACCGTGGAGGATGTACACCGCAACTGGGAACAGATTAAAGCTGTGGAAAAAGGGCACGATCCCCAGGTTGCTCCACCCCTGAGTCAGAAATTAAGCCGCTATTCACGATCGCTCCCTCCCTTGATGGCCAGTATGAAAATTTCTCAGAAAGCCGCTGCGGCTGGGTTTGAGTGGGAAACCGTAGAAGGGGTCTGGGATAAATTCAACGAAGAGTTAGCAGAATTTAAAGAAGCACTGGACAGCACGGATAAGGCCCATCAGGAAGCTGAACTGGGCGATTTATTATTTACAATCATCAACATCGCCCGCTGGCATGATCTGGATCCCAGCGCGGCTCTGCAGGGCACCAATCAGCGGTTCATTCAACGGCTGCAGTTAATGGAACAAGTGGCCGATCGCCCTTTGGAAGACTATACCCTGGCCGAACTGGAAAGCCTCTGGCAACAAGCCAAAGCAACTCTGAAACAGGCATCGTGTTAGTCATTCGTGATTTGTTTTGAGCCACTTGAACACTTCCATCCACCTTATCCTGGTGCCCCAAGGGGCTGAATGCCGTGCCGTCTGCCGGGGATTACGCGGAGTCAGCCACCCTCCATCCGTGTTGCCTGTCCCTGCTGGGCCTGTCCCTCTGGCGCGACATTTACAAACGCTGTGGGAAGCTGGAGTGATGACGGCGGGGCAAAGGGTTTTGGTGATGGGAGTGTGTGGGGGGCTGGTTCCGGATCTGGCCGTAGGCGATCGGGTGCTATATCAGAACTGTGCCAGTACAACAGCGGATGGTTCACGGCTGGAGTGCGATCGCGCATTGACCGAGCAACTCCACCAGCATCTGATGGGCGAGATTAAAGTGGTTCAGGCTGTAACCAGCGATCGCGTAATTGCAACTCCGACAGATAAACAACAGTTAGCCCAGCAATTTCAAGCTGATGTGGTGGACATGGAAGGCTTCCCGGCATTGTCTCTGCTGCAGTCCTGGGGAGTGGCTGTGGCAATGGTACGGGTCGTCAGTGATGATAGTCAGCACACCATTCCCGATCTTTCCTCGGTCTTTGATGAGCAGGGTTCCCTGCGTCCTCTGGTGCTGACTCGTGCTCTGATACGACAGCCGATCGCAGGTTTTCGCCTGATTCAAGGTTCCTTAAGGGGCTTCCA from Leptodesmis sichuanensis A121 includes:
- the mazG gene encoding nucleoside triphosphate pyrophosphohydrolase — protein: MANSDSSASHTDLLHAVQHLVDVVARLRSPEGGCPWDLAQTPESLIPYVIEEAYETVDAIRSGAPQAICEELGDLLLQVVLQAQIASESDQFTLREVAQGISDKLIRRHPHVFADVEVETVEDVHRNWEQIKAVEKGHDPQVAPPLSQKLSRYSRSLPPLMASMKISQKAAAAGFEWETVEGVWDKFNEELAEFKEALDSTDKAHQEAELGDLLFTIINIARWHDLDPSAALQGTNQRFIQRLQLMEQVADRPLEDYTLAELESLWQQAKATLKQASC
- a CDS encoding phosphorylase family protein, with translation MSHLNTSIHLILVPQGAECRAVCRGLRGVSHPPSVLPVPAGPVPLARHLQTLWEAGVMTAGQRVLVMGVCGGLVPDLAVGDRVLYQNCASTTADGSRLECDRALTEQLHQHLMGEIKVVQAVTSDRVIATPTDKQQLAQQFQADVVDMEGFPALSLLQSWGVAVAMVRVVSDDSQHTIPDLSSVFDEQGSLRPLVLTRALIRQPIAGFRLIQGSLRGFQELQTVTRRLFIPKSPHSDRCP